A window of Oryza glaberrima chromosome 2, OglaRS2, whole genome shotgun sequence genomic DNA:
TGTCCCTTCCCAAAATATGCTCTCTCCGTGTTttcgctttgatttttttcccagttaaatttaaatttaattaagtttgtagataaatttaacaacatctaaaacatcaaattaatttcattaaatataatattgaatatattttgataatatgtttgttttgtgttagaaatttttctataaaaagtttaacaaggaaaaaaaacaaaaacaacttataatacgATGAAACGGAGTCAATCTAGGTTTGGATGTAACACATCCTTTTTTTAGATATATAGTACGTCATTCGATTTtatgttgtactccctccatccatttAAGCACAAGTATAAGTTTCCGTGTTAAATTTTgattgtttgttttatttaaacttttttaagaaaaaattaaaaacataagttatACATAAAGTATTTTTCATGTtctatcatctaataataataaaaaattaatcataaaaatatcaaataaaacgGAGGATCAAAATTCGATACGGAAACTTTGACTTAAAATGGTAAgaagggagtaatattttgAGACCGATCGATACCGACCTGTCCGAAGATGGCCTGAGGCAGGCGGGCGCGGAGGGCGTCCTCGAGCTCCTTGCCGAgcggggcggcgccggagagCACGATGCGGATGGAGCTGAGGTCGTGGCGCTCCACGAACGGGTTCTTGGCGAGCGCGAGCACGAGCGGCGGCACGACGGCCGCCACCGTCACGCGCCACCGCTCGATGGCCCCCAGCATGGCGCCCATCTCGAACCTGGGCATCagtgccaccgccgcgccggcgcgcaCCGCGCACAGCAGCACGGAGTTGAGCGAGAAGATGTGGAACAGCGGCAGCACGCACAGCGCCACGTCGCCGGCACCCATGTGCAGGTTCGGGTTCTCGCCGTCCACCTGCTGCGCCACGCCCGACACGACGCTCCTGTGCGTCAGCACCACGCCCTTGGGCAAGCCCGTCGTGCCCGACGAGAACGGCAGCGCCACGGGGTCGTCCGGCGAGATGGCCACCTCCGGGACGGACCCCTCGTCGGCGTCCGCGATCAGGTCCCAGAACGGCAGGCAGCCTTCCGGcgtcgcctcgtcgtcgtcgatggtgATCACGGTGAGCGTGTCGTCGCCGACGGTGCAGGCGTCGATCCTTGGGAACGCCTCGTGCTGCCGGAGCTTGTCGACGTAGACGGACTGGGTGAGGATGAGCTTCGCGCCGGAGGCCTTGAACTGCTTGTGGATCTCCTGCGGCGTGCAGAACGggttggcggcggtggtgaccgCGCCAAGGAACGACGCGGCGAAGAACGCCACGGCGAACTCCACGCAGTTCTGGAGCAGCACCATGACGCGGTCGCCGTGGCCGACGCCCAGCCGgtgcagcgccgcggcggccctgCGGCACAGCAGGCGCGTCTCGGCGAACGTGTACGTCCTCCCCGTGGCCGCCGCGATGAGGCACGGCGCGTCGGGGAGCTCGGCCGCCCTGGCGAAGCAGTACTCGTGCAGGGGCAGGTGGCTGGGGATGTCGATGTCCGGAAGCTTGGACCGGAACACCGTCACCGCctccggcggcgcctcctcgaccgccgccgccacctgcggCTGCGCCTCCGGTGCCGCCACCGTGATCGTGGCCGGAACAAAGCTAACCTAGCTTCCTCCGGTGCATGCACACTCTCGGATTAATGCCGACTTGCTAGCGAACCAACAGCGCACTGGTACTGCTTGCTCCGGCGAGGCACGAAGagtgggaggaggtggtgggaaTAAATACAGCATTAGCTAGCAGCAGGAGCgagatgagggagagagagggggttaGGTAGGGGAGCAacgcagcagcaggaggaggaagacgagacgAGAGGCGCACACGCGGTCACGTACGTAACACTCGCTAGCTCTTGCAGCCCCTAGCtacctaaaaaaaatatgtgcccACGTATTAATCCAAGATCGCTACCATGCCGTTATTGCACGGATTGTTCTGCATTAGTTTCTCCCCCTGTTTGAGGACTGAAAGAAAATCAAGTTCTCCTTTTGGCGTTAATTCTTCTCAATTTGCCAAAAATCAAGTAGAGTATAATAACATCTACTTTTGGCGTTAACATCAAattctagtttttttatatataatttacactGGCAAAATATTACACAATTTTGGCGTTAATTCTTCTCTTTTTGGGAATATTAGGTGTCGATGAATGCTGATTTGTTAAAGGAATGGAATTCTAATCAGGGATGTCCCCTCGTGATCGTTCTCTTGAATATTATGCAAATGGTTATAAtgaaaatatgagaaaaaaagaaaatgtatattATAATGACATAAATCACTCCACCCACCACAAATCATGTTCAAAATCGATCTACACATTAAAAAAATTCGAGCATAAATAGTATcaatattttatgaaaaattgatttttcttttttaattttggatATATGAGTTGAATTTATAGTTGAGAATTtgtaaaatgatatatgtacGTTTTGCATGagtgttgtcatttttttttttactttctttcaTGATTATTTGGATTGTATTTGAGCAAGGAAACATGCATCTTCTGGGAGATTATACAACTTGATAGTACTTGTTAACCACAAATAATTACTAAATCATGAAAAATCTCTTTCAAATATCAATAACAATAGTTGCACTAGTTACTCGAAATGCATATTTACCATCATTTATATAACTCATCAGTCTTGTTTTCATTGCACAACAGTATAATACTATAATTGATCTAACATTGTGGATCATACACAACAAAGGAATTAATCTTACACTTGCATGAAACACAAGGAAAATGTCCATATTTACATCAATCACAGAGAGATGCCATGCCACTATGCCAGCCCAGCCGTCTCACCAGTAGTTTCTGCAGCTGCATGCGCCGCGCTTGAAGCGGTGGAACCGGTTCCGGTCCCTGACGACGATCTCCCTCCCGAAGATCTCCGAGATGAGCGCGCTGTACGCGTGGCACTCCTTGCTCATCCGGAGGTTGGTGACGACCCTCACCGGCGCCCCCTCCGGCGTGCTGAGCAGGCCGAACGCCATGGCCAGCTTCTGGCTGTGCGCCGCGACCACgcgccgcttctcctcctcgcctgcGTCCAGCGCCAGCTCCGACGTGTCGGGCGTGTACCCCTCGAACCGGAGCTGCCACTCCATCTGGTGCAGCATCTCGTAGATGTCGTCCGCCCGCGGGTGCGACCTGTCCTGCGACACGAACCGGTGCGTCGCGCCGTGCACCTCGACGGCGCTGTACCCGGGGGCCTGCGCGAGGCCCCTGTCCACCGCCTCCGtccggcgcgccgcggcggcgtcccggTTGTGGGCCCTGGCGTGCATGTCGGAGAGGATTATGTAGTCGCCGGCGTTGGTGGCGCCGAGGCGCTCCAGCTCCTGCAGCGCGCGCTCGGCGAGCTCCAGGTTGCCGTGGATGCGGCACGCGTTGAGCAGGCTCCGCCACGCCGTGTCCGTCGGCCCCGTGGGCATGCTCCCGATgagcgcgcgcgcgtcgtcCAGCCTCCCCGCTCGCGCCATGAGGTCCACCATGCAGCCGTAGTGCTGCGCGTTGGGTGTCAGCTTGTGCTCCAGCCGCATCCGGTCGAAGCAGCGGAGCCCTTCCTcgaggaggccggcgcggcTGCAGGCGTTCAGCACGCCGACGTACACGGCGTCGTCGGGCCTGTGGCCCTCCCTGACCATCGCGTCGAACACCTCCAGCGCCTTACGCCCGTCGCCGTGCAATGCCAAGCCGGACACCATGGCGCTGTACGTCCACGCGTTCTTGTCGTCCATCGCGTcgaacaccgccgccgcgttctcGATGCAGCCGCACTTGGCGTACATGTCCACCAGGGACGTGCTCATGAACGTGTTCAGCCTCGCGGTGTTCCTCAGCAGAGCGCAATGGATGCTCCGGCCGACGTCGTGGGCGCCCAGGTGCGCGCACGCCGAGAGCGCGCTGACCATGGAGCTCTCGTCGGGCCTCCATCCCGCGCGCACCATGGCGCCGAACGACTCGACGCACTCCGCCCAGCGTCCGGCCCTCGTGTACGCCGCGAGCAGCGCGCTCCAGGAAGCCGTCGTCTGCTCATCGTCCTCCATCTGCTCGAACGCGCGGCGAGCCAGGTCAGCCTCCCCGCACTTGCCGTAGAAGCTGATGAGGCTGTTCTGCGAGTGCTCGTCACGCTGAAACCCGAGCTTCACGAGGTGTCCCTGCAACTGCAATcgcaaaaaaaaggagaaaaaaattgaagccCCAATTCACCGGATTTCAGATCACTCGCACGGTGCTCAGGTCAGTGTGAGCTGAAACTGTCACCTGTCTCCCTTCTTGCAAGGCGCCGAGCTGGGCGCACGCCTTGAAGACGAACGGGAACGTGTAGCTGTCGGGCTCGACGCCGTCATCCACCATGTCCACGAACAGCCGCAGCGCGGCCGCGgggtcgcggccgccgccgccgccgccggcgacgtagCCGCGCATCAGGGTGTTGTAGTCGAACGCCTCGGGGTCGTCGAGCGCCGCGAAGATGGAGGCCGCGTAGGCCATGCTCCCGGGccagtcggcggcgagcgcgcacgCCGCGAGGAGCGGCCGCGCGTGTCGCGGCGAGCGGTCGAGGCCGAGCTTGACGTGCCGCGCGTGCGCCTTCCTCGCCTCGTCCAGGCTCGCGCATGGCGCCCGGTGATCCCTCCCCCTGAAGgccgcctgctccgccgcctgcgcctgcgccggcgacgtcgcggcGATCCCGACCTGGTGCTGCGCCTGGGAGAGCACTAAACCCCCCACCATGCTACATGGAGCGCCGGCGTTCACAAGAATCGTTTACCGTGAGGAGTAAAAATCGCACGTCTCGTCGTCTCGAGCAGTCAGCTAGCTAGGTAAGCTCGTCGTACGTGCTCGTTGGCGGACTATGCAGACGTGGACAGTGGCGCGGAGTGGGGTGGTCTACGTGGAAGGATTCTGTGGCTGGGAGGGCGCGCGGGGATTTCCATGGGCGGTTGGATGCCATCCACATCCTGGAGTTGGAGCGGGCAAATGGCAGCACGCCAGCATGGGCCGTGACAAAAATGGTTGGGCTCAGGATAAGGTACATACATGTCCCACCTGGGCAGGCACCGGGTCGGCGGTTGGCAGTTGGCACTGCTCTCGGTGAAGTGGAGGCGGCGGTCATCGTCGGCGGATCCAAATACTACGCCACTGCTTCCGCCATGGGCTGACCAGTGGCAGTGACCATCGGCGGTGGTTGATGGGGAAACCGTTGATGGGATCATGGGAGTTTGTTTACCCGAGAGGAGTTGATTTCAGACGAATTTGCTATACATCCTTCGAATTGGCCCTGATTATCTCCTTCAGTAGAGCTGACTGGGCTAAACGTAAGGACTGCGGCCGCTCACACACAACACAAGGCCTCCAGTCCACTGGTCTGGCTTGAGAAGCATCAGAAATCACAATTTAAGAGAAAGTCCACTTTAACATCCCTAAACTATTGGCCAAGTTTTAGTTGCGTcattcaaccgcaaaaccgaaTACAGAGCATCCCCTAACTTTTGTAAAACCAGTGAACATCAAGTCCCTGGCAGTATTGACAGTGATTTCTACTGTCATGGCTTGTTGACTTAAAATCTTTGTCCCATGCGATGTCTACGTGCTGTTTATGTGGCCCTagaatcaaaaataaaaaaataaaaaaaaataaaaaatagaaacacCAATGGTGCCTCCACTGCCGCCTATTCCCAGGTGCCCCCGTATCTTCCGTGTCGACTCCAACACCAGCGATCCCATTGTAATATGCTCAAGAGGCTGGAGAGAAGGTTGGAGAGAAGATGGGAggagcgagggagagagatggtgaCAACACGTTTGTctcactgtat
This region includes:
- the LOC127762635 gene encoding 4-coumarate--CoA ligase 2, whose translation is MLYLFPPPPPTLRASPEQAVSFVPATITVAAPEAQPQVAAAVEEAPPEAVTVFRSKLPDIDIPSHLPLHEYCFARAAELPDAPCLIAAATGRTYTFAETRLLCRRAAAALHRLGVGHGDRVMVLLQNCVEFAVAFFAASFLGAVTTAANPFCTPQEIHKQFKASGAKLILTQSVYVDKLRQHEAFPRIDACTVGDDTLTVITIDDDEATPEGCLPFWDLIADADEGSVPEVAISPDDPVALPFSSGTTGLPKGVVLTHRSVVSGVAQQVDGENPNLHMGAGDVALCVLPLFHIFSLNSVLLCAVRAGAAVALMPRFEMGAMLGAIERWRVTVAAVVPPLVLALAKNPFVERHDLSSIRIVLSGAAPLGKELEDALRARLPQAIFGQGYGMTEAGPVLSMCPAFAKEPTPAKSGSCGTVVRNAELKVVDPDTGFSLGRNLPGEICIRGPQIMKGYLNDPEATAATIDVEGWLHTGDIGYVDDDDEVFIVDRVKELIKFKGFQVPPAELESLLIAHPSIADAAVVPQKDDVAGEVPVAFVVRAADSDITEESIKEFISKQVVFYKRLHKVHFIHAIPKSASGKILRRELRAKLAAC
- the LOC127761102 gene encoding pentatricopeptide repeat-containing protein At1g31920, with the translated sequence MVGGLVLSQAQHQVGIAATSPAQAQAAEQAAFRGRDHRAPCASLDEARKAHARHVKLGLDRSPRHARPLLAACALAADWPGSMAYAASIFAALDDPEAFDYNTLMRGYVAGGGGGGRDPAAALRLFVDMVDDGVEPDSYTFPFVFKACAQLGALQEGRQLQGHLVKLGFQRDEHSQNSLISFYGKCGEADLARRAFEQMEDDEQTTASWSALLAAYTRAGRWAECVESFGAMVRAGWRPDESSMVSALSACAHLGAHDVGRSIHCALLRNTARLNTFMSTSLVDMYAKCGCIENAAAVFDAMDDKNAWTYSAMVSGLALHGDGRKALEVFDAMVREGHRPDDAVYVGVLNACSRAGLLEEGLRCFDRMRLEHKLTPNAQHYGCMVDLMARAGRLDDARALIGSMPTGPTDTAWRSLLNACRIHGNLELAERALQELERLGATNAGDYIILSDMHARAHNRDAAAARRTEAVDRGLAQAPGYSAVEVHGATHRFVSQDRSHPRADDIYEMLHQMEWQLRFEGYTPDTSELALDAGEEEKRRVVAAHSQKLAMAFGLLSTPEGAPVRVVTNLRMSKECHAYSALISEIFGREIVVRDRNRFHRFKRGACSCRNYW